From Toxorhynchites rutilus septentrionalis strain SRP chromosome 2, ASM2978413v1, whole genome shotgun sequence, a single genomic window includes:
- the LOC129765197 gene encoding coatomer subunit beta' isoform X2, whose amino-acid sequence MPLRLDIKRRLTSRSDRVKSVDLHPTEPWMLCALYNGHVHVMNYDNQQLVKDFEVCDIPVRCARFVARKNWIITGSDDMQVRVFNYNTLEKVHSFEAHTDYVRCIAVHPTQPLILTCSDDMLIKLWNWEKMWSMQRVFEGHKHYVMQIVFNPKDNNTFASASLDRDVKVWQLGSNVANFTLEGHEKGVNCVDYYQGGDKPYLISGADDRLVKIWDYQNKTCVQTLEGHAQNVSAVLFHPELPIVLTGSEDGTIRIWHSGTYRLETSLNYGFERAWTIAAMRGTNNVALGYDEGSIIIKVGREEPAMSMDVNGGKIVWARHSEMQQVNLKALPEGTEIKDGERLPVAVKDMGACENYPQTIAHNPNGRFVVVCGDGEYIIYTSMALRNKSFGSAQEFVWAAENSEYAVRESSGAVKLFRNFKERKSFTPDYGAEGIFGGQLLGVKTSSGLSFYDWENLELIRRIEVQPRHVFWNEAGTLVCLATEDSYFILQVDIGMIQNALATKQQVSEDGIEEAFEVLGEVHEMVRTGVWVGDCFIYTNSVNRINYYVGGEIVTVSHLDRTMYLLGYVPKDNRLYLGDKELNVTSYALLLSVLEYQTAVMRRDFDTADRVLPTIPKEHRTRVAHFLEKQGFKQQALQVSTDPEHRFDLALQIGDLDTALELARESDSPQKWSQLASIATSKNKFDLVKECLTNANDYGGLLLLATSTGDADMLQNLGENGESQGKFNISFLSMFLLGDLEKCLDILIQTNRIPEAAFFARTYMPNKISYVLNIWRTELGKINEKAGQSLADPEQYENLFPGFYNAVKTYQFLQPERATLLPASSAINVPLNIERNPVEEMTAAENEGRFDYDPRINREGYVPPAKPEADATEPEPATIVTGEILIPTLASDVSASLPQPPTVNPIKRKSSLEDFESEIEALNLDDNIDTSDVNIDDDLLSD is encoded by the exons ATG CCACTTCGACTGGACATCAAGAGGCGGTTAACGTCCCGCTCGGATCGCGTAAAATCGGTCGATTTGCATCCCACGGAACCATGGATGCTGTGCGCTCTATACAATGGCCACGTACACGTAATGAATTACGACAACCAGCAGCTGGTGAAGGATTTCGAAGTGTGTGACATTCCGGTACGATGCGCACGATTCGTGGCCCGCAAAAACTGGATCATCACCGGTTCGGACGATATGCAGGTGCGGGTGTTCAATTACAACACCCTGGAGAAGGTTCACTCCTTCGAGGCACACACAGATTATGTGCGCTGCATTGCAGTTCACCCGACACAGCCCCTGATTCTGACCTGCAGTGACGATATGCTGATCAAACTGTGGAACTGGGAGAAGATGTGGTCCATGCAGCGGGTGTTCGAAGGTCACAAGCACTACGTTATGCAGATTGTGTTCAACCCGAAGGATAACAACACATTTGCCAGTGCATCGCTGGATCGGGACGTTAAGGTGTGGCAGTTGGGATCGAATGTGGCCAATTTCACGCTGGAAGGTCACGAGAAGGGTGTGAACTGTGTGGATTACTACCAGGGTGGCGACAAGCCGTACCTAATCTCCGGTGCTGACGATCGGTTGGTCAAAATTTGGGATTACCAGAACAAGACTTGTGTGCAAACATTGGAAGGACACGCCCAGAACGTGTCGGCCGTTCTGTTCCACCCGGAGTTGCCCATTGTGCTGACCGGATCGGAGGATGGCACTATCCGAATTTGGCACTCGGGTACCTATCGGTTGGAGACATCGCTTAATTATGGTTTCGAACGGGCGTGGACGATTGCCGCAATGCGGGGCACAAACAACGTTGCGCTGGG CTATGACGAAGGCTCCATCATTATCAAGGTGGGCCGCGAGGAGCCGGCCATGTCGATGGATGTGAACGGAGGCAAAATCGTGTGGGCACGACATTCGGAAATGCAGCAGGTCAATCTCAAAGCGCTACCCGAGG GTACTGAAATCAAAGACGGTGAAAGGTTACCGGTGGCGGTCAAAGACATGGGCGCCTGCGAAAACTATCCACAGACGATTGCCCACAACCCGAACGGACG ATTCGTGGTCGTTTGCGGCGATGGCGAGTACATCATCTACACCTCGATGGCGCTGCGAAATAAGTCGTTCGGTTCGGCTCAGGAATTCGTGTGGGCCGCGGAAAACAGCGAGTATGCCGTGCGCGAATCCAGCGGAGCCGTAAAACTGTTCCGCAACTTCAAGGAGCGGAAGAGCTTCACTCCGGATTATGGCGCAGAAG GTATATTCGGCGGACAACTGCTGGGAGTTAAGACCTCCTCCGGGTTATCATTCTACGACTGGGAGAACCTCGAGCTGATTAGAAGGATTGAAGTTCAACCAAG ACACGTATTCTGGAACGAAGCTGGCACGCTTGTTTGTCTGGCCACGGAAGACTCCTACTTCATCCTGCAGGTCGACATCGGCATGATTCAGAACGCATTGGCCACAAAGCAGCAGGTTAGCGAAGATGGGATCGAGGAAGCTTTTGAG GTGCTGGGAGAAGTCCACGAAATGGTTCGAACCGGAGTCTGGGTTGGtgactgcttcatctatacgaACTCCGTGAACAGGATCAACTATTACGTCGGGGGTGAGATTGTCACCGTTTCCCATCTCGATAGGACGATGTATTTGCTGGGATATGTGCCGAAGGATAATCG ACTCTACCTCGGCGACAAGGAGCTGAATGTGACCAGCTATGCGTTGCTCCTCTCGGTGCTCGAGTACCAAACCGCGGTGATGCGACGGGATTTCGACACAGCCGACCGAGTGCTACCCACCATCCCGAAGGAGCATCGCACCCGCGTGGCACACTTCCTCGAGAAGCAAGGTTTCAAGCAGCAGGCGCTGCAGGTTTCAACCGATCCGGAGCACCGGTTCGATCTGGCGCTGCAAATTGGCGATCTGGATACAGCGCTCGAGCTGGCACGAGAATCCGACAGTCCCCAAAAGTGGTCCCAGCTTGCCAGCATCGCGACCAGCAAGAACAAGTTCGACCTGGTCAAGGAGTGTCTCACCAACGCGAACGACTACGGCGGTCTGCTGCTGCTGGCCACCAGCACGG GTGACGCCGATATGCTGCAGAATCTGGGCGAGAACGGTGAATCACAGGGGAAGTTCAACATCTCCTTCCTGTCGATGTTCTTGCTGGGCGATCTAGAGAAATGCTTGGACATTTTAATTCAAACCAATCGGATACCGGAGGCTGCATTCTTCGCCAG AACCTATATGCCCAACAAGATTTCATACGTGCTGAACATTTGGCGGACGGAGCTGGGTAAAATCAACGAGAAAGCCGGCCAGAGTTTGGCCGATCCGGAGCAGTACGAGAATCTATTCCCTGGTTTCTACAACGCGGTTAAAACATACCAATTTCTGCAGCCAGAAAGAGCGACTCTGCTGCCAGCCAGCTCCGCTATCAAT GTCCCACTAAACATCGAGCGCAATCCGGTGGAAGAAATGACAGCAGCTGAAAATGAAGGACGATTTGATTACGATCCGAGAATTAACAGAGAAGGATACGTTCCGCCGGCGAAACCTGAGGCTGATGCAACG